A single window of Myxococcales bacterium DNA harbors:
- a CDS encoding tetratricopeptide repeat protein, with amino-acid sequence MSESRWGLFLLLAAAPFIACGAGAENADARGAPPPPRPSGEPALYSDLHSPGPNPGPLGSAPACAPGAPCTPPIAASGTPNSAPPPTPPPEPPRAGKMPGGLSRGTGDALDAELFEGDKAYVNDQLALAKQHFTKAKKLAPKDPAPEIGLVRVLLAESGVATDFAVAPKDKRILALEKRVSAVIKANADYGPARVDRGRLLLILGQADKALAELEKAVGLEPNDPEAHSALGVALLATGKAEQALARFRRAAELDRDNPARLGNLGTALMMRGQVEDAIKAYERAAALAPNDARARGDLGTAYLAANKPDLALPHLEAAVKLAPDRATFLSNLGYAMQQRGQLDKAIATYRLALKKDSKLGSAWINLGTALAQKGELDEAEAAFKKAAAIDPSDPRVKANVAELEELRKKSKKP; translated from the coding sequence ATGAGCGAGTCGCGCTGGGGTTTGTTTCTGCTGCTGGCTGCTGCGCCGTTCATCGCTTGCGGCGCCGGGGCCGAGAACGCCGACGCTCGGGGCGCACCACCGCCTCCGCGACCGAGCGGTGAGCCGGCCCTCTACTCGGACCTGCACAGCCCAGGTCCGAACCCCGGACCGCTCGGCAGCGCGCCCGCCTGTGCGCCCGGCGCACCTTGCACTCCGCCAATCGCGGCGAGCGGCACGCCGAACAGCGCTCCACCGCCTACGCCCCCCCCGGAGCCGCCCCGCGCGGGGAAGATGCCGGGCGGGCTCTCTCGCGGGACCGGAGATGCCCTCGATGCGGAGCTCTTCGAGGGTGACAAGGCCTACGTCAACGATCAGCTCGCCCTCGCGAAACAGCACTTCACGAAGGCAAAGAAGCTCGCGCCGAAGGACCCGGCTCCGGAGATCGGTCTGGTGCGCGTGCTCCTGGCCGAGTCCGGTGTGGCCACGGATTTTGCGGTAGCGCCGAAGGACAAGCGCATCCTTGCCCTCGAGAAGCGAGTCAGCGCGGTGATCAAGGCAAACGCGGACTACGGTCCGGCCCGGGTCGACCGCGGCCGACTGCTCTTGATCCTGGGACAGGCGGACAAAGCGCTCGCGGAGCTCGAGAAGGCCGTTGGGCTCGAGCCGAACGATCCGGAAGCGCACTCGGCGCTCGGCGTGGCGCTCTTGGCGACGGGCAAGGCAGAGCAGGCGCTCGCGCGCTTTCGTCGGGCGGCGGAGCTGGACCGCGACAACCCTGCGCGCCTGGGCAACCTCGGCACGGCGCTCATGATGCGTGGTCAGGTCGAAGACGCCATCAAGGCGTACGAGCGCGCGGCGGCGCTCGCGCCGAACGACGCGCGTGCGCGCGGCGATCTGGGGACCGCGTACCTGGCAGCGAACAAACCGGACCTGGCGCTTCCGCACCTCGAGGCCGCCGTGAAGCTGGCCCCAGACCGGGCGACGTTCTTGTCGAACCTCGGCTACGCGATGCAGCAGCGCGGTCAGCTCGACAAGGCCATCGCCACGTATCGCCTGGCGCTCAAGAAGGACAGCAAGCTCGGGTCGGCCTGGATCAACCTGGGCACGGCGCTCGCGCAGAAGGGGGAGCTCGACGAGGCTGAGGCCGCGTTCAAGAAGGCCGCGGCCATCGATCCGAGCGACCCGCGAGTGAAGGCAAACGTCGCGGAGCTCGAAGAGCTGCGGAAGAAGTCGAAAAAGCCCTGA
- a CDS encoding M23 family metallopeptidase produces MKHFCGFGLMLVLAGCSASEPPGDHAADDDLLQEVGEAVTCGPSLQRYPVAGPHNGGYDANALNYTCPAHPGSSPDNSDYIGGSHYGNDIFGPKGTPIVAPVNGTIVKAGWNTVGGNRVTVQDGCGWSYYHAHLTTIAVSEGQKVSAGQVIGTLGNTGSASGTSPHLHFSIYPGVYEQGIDPFPHLQAVDHTSCPQQCKPHCEGSKIVSADCGVGDCGVYGATCVDDAKGVRCASVFCPAVGQKKVCVNDKLIGDCNDGAISTGDCSVYGAGCVSDAKGARCVVVFCLDKPTVAHDVCLPDGQLAHCNDLGGITTEKCPASAPCTQGGGSAQCGAPKPSPGGGGASGASGSAGAAGDDGSGGAGGASGGASGGSGGKAGGAGAASGGSAAISPKSGTTELDEGCSVTGPGQRRSSKGWLVLAGLLAAVRRRDRGGAPGVGAEHG; encoded by the coding sequence GTGAAGCACTTTTGCGGGTTCGGGCTGATGCTGGTCTTGGCGGGCTGCAGCGCGAGTGAGCCGCCCGGGGACCACGCGGCAGACGACGATCTGCTGCAGGAGGTCGGCGAGGCCGTGACCTGTGGCCCGAGCCTCCAGCGTTACCCGGTGGCGGGTCCCCACAATGGCGGCTACGACGCGAACGCTCTCAATTACACCTGTCCCGCCCACCCCGGGAGCTCACCGGACAACTCGGACTACATCGGCGGCAGTCACTACGGCAACGACATCTTCGGCCCGAAGGGCACGCCGATCGTCGCGCCGGTGAACGGCACCATCGTCAAGGCGGGCTGGAACACCGTCGGGGGCAACCGCGTCACCGTCCAAGACGGTTGCGGCTGGAGTTACTACCACGCCCACCTGACCACGATCGCGGTGAGCGAGGGGCAGAAGGTGAGCGCGGGCCAGGTGATCGGCACGCTGGGCAACACCGGCAGTGCGTCGGGCACGTCACCCCATCTTCACTTTTCGATCTACCCGGGCGTCTACGAGCAGGGCATCGATCCGTTTCCGCACCTTCAGGCGGTGGATCACACCTCCTGCCCGCAGCAGTGCAAACCACACTGTGAGGGCAGCAAGATCGTGAGCGCTGACTGCGGAGTCGGCGACTGCGGGGTCTACGGCGCGACCTGCGTCGATGACGCCAAGGGTGTGCGCTGCGCGAGTGTCTTCTGCCCCGCGGTCGGTCAGAAGAAAGTTTGTGTCAACGACAAGCTGATCGGTGACTGCAACGACGGCGCCATCTCGACGGGAGACTGCTCGGTGTACGGCGCGGGCTGTGTGTCGGACGCCAAGGGTGCCCGTTGCGTGGTGGTGTTCTGTCTCGACAAACCCACCGTTGCGCACGACGTGTGTCTACCGGACGGCCAGCTCGCTCACTGCAACGACCTTGGCGGGATCACCACGGAGAAGTGCCCCGCAAGTGCGCCCTGCACCCAGGGTGGTGGCAGCGCGCAGTGCGGCGCTCCGAAGCCCTCGCCGGGTGGTGGGGGTGCATCCGGTGCGAGCGGAAGTGCTGGGGCCGCGGGCGATGACGGTTCGGGTGGAGCCGGCGGCGCGAGCGGCGGCGCCTCAGGCGGAAGTGGCGGCAAGGCGGGCGGCGCGGGTGCGGCGAGCGGTGGCTCCGCGGCGATCTCACCGAAGTCCGGGACGACCGAGCTCGATGAGGGATGTTCAGTCACCGGTCCGGGTCAGCGACGCTCGAGCAAGGGCTGGCTCGTCCTCGCTGGCTTGCTCGCAGCCGTACGACGCCGCGACCGCGGCGGCGCGCCAGGCGTGGGCGCCGAGCACGGTTGA
- a CDS encoding MarR family transcriptional regulator yields MRSSPKPSLAEQPELDSIVEAILYLYTESRRITKDVAARHGVTGPQLAVVKMLEPVGKLSLSELSWKIRARNSTVTGIIDRMEREGLVERRRSEDDRRVIHITLTRKGHRLAADIPVEPVQIFRQILGELSARDAAELSRILTRLARRVRELVEEKGETV; encoded by the coding sequence GTGCGTTCGAGCCCAAAACCCAGCCTCGCCGAGCAACCGGAGCTCGACTCCATCGTCGAGGCGATCCTGTATCTCTACACCGAGAGCCGGCGCATCACGAAGGACGTCGCGGCGCGACACGGGGTGACTGGACCGCAGCTTGCCGTGGTGAAGATGCTGGAGCCGGTGGGCAAACTCTCGCTGTCGGAGCTCTCGTGGAAGATCCGCGCGCGCAACAGCACCGTGACCGGCATCATCGACCGCATGGAGCGCGAGGGGTTGGTCGAACGCCGGCGCTCTGAGGACGACCGGCGGGTGATCCACATCACACTGACCCGAAAAGGTCATCGGCTCGCGGCCGACATCCCGGTGGAGCCGGTGCAGATCTTCCGGCAGATCTTGGGTGAGCTGAGCGCGCGGGATGCCGCCGAGCTCAGCCGAATCCTCACACGTTTGGCTCGCCGTGTGCGCGAGCTGGTCGAAGAGAAAGGTGAAACCGTATGA
- a CDS encoding 3-keto-5-aminohexanoate cleavage protein — MSTSRDKGTRDPDICVVTCALTGVLANRSQCPGIPYTPAEIGEEARRAYEAGASVVHIHARNDDGSPTFSPAVFANIRKEVRARSPIILNYSTGTMSDDVSEQSTYIRETRPEIAALNMGTMNYSKYSAKRKDFVFDMVFPNTYEKIIKLLSAMNEAGVKPELECFDSGHTHGVWPLVDMGVLKPPLQYSFIVNVLGGIPPLVESLQLQSKLTVPGSEWEVIGISHGHWKMLATALVLGGNIRTGLEDHLYLPNGEMAKSNGDMVETAVGLVRTVGRRPATVDEARQILNLSRVS, encoded by the coding sequence ATGAGCACCAGTCGTGACAAGGGCACTCGAGATCCAGACATCTGTGTGGTCACCTGCGCGCTGACGGGTGTGCTGGCCAATCGCAGCCAGTGCCCGGGCATCCCGTACACACCGGCTGAAATCGGGGAGGAAGCCCGGCGCGCCTACGAGGCGGGCGCATCCGTGGTGCACATCCACGCGCGTAACGACGACGGTTCTCCGACCTTCAGCCCCGCGGTGTTCGCGAACATCCGCAAGGAGGTGCGCGCCCGGTCGCCGATCATCCTGAACTACTCCACCGGCACGATGAGCGACGACGTTTCCGAGCAGAGCACGTACATCCGGGAGACCCGCCCCGAGATCGCCGCCCTCAACATGGGCACGATGAACTACTCGAAGTACTCGGCGAAGCGCAAAGACTTCGTCTTCGACATGGTGTTCCCGAACACCTACGAGAAGATCATCAAGCTGCTCTCGGCCATGAACGAAGCCGGGGTGAAACCCGAGCTCGAGTGCTTCGACAGCGGACATACCCACGGCGTCTGGCCGCTCGTGGACATGGGGGTGTTGAAACCGCCGCTTCAGTACTCGTTCATCGTGAACGTGCTCGGCGGAATTCCGCCGCTCGTCGAGTCACTGCAGCTCCAGAGCAAGCTCACCGTGCCGGGCAGCGAGTGGGAGGTGATCGGGATCAGCCACGGGCACTGGAAGATGCTGGCCACGGCGCTGGTGCTCGGCGGGAACATCCGCACCGGGCTCGAGGACCACCTCTACCTGCCGAACGGTGAGATGGCGAAGTCCAACGGCGACATGGTGGAGACCGCCGTGGGGCTCGTCCGCACCGTCGGCCGCAGGCCCGCGACCGTGGACGAGGCCCGTCAGATCTTGAATTTGTCTCGGGTGTCGTGA
- a CDS encoding enoyl-CoA hydratase/isomerase family protein, whose translation MEAREYKTLLVASDGGVATVTLNRPERRNAIGTQMVNELVWALDDARDDESVRSVVLTGAGNSFCAGGDFQQMTAGSEAGELPFKGDYKDLLLRLWRGDKPTIARVNGHAMGGGLGLVAACTFAVAASDAKLGTPEIKVGLFPFMIMALLERLMGRRALVEMMLSGKHMSGDEAARLGLVNKAVPAAELDAAVAEYTTMLGQKSPNTLRLGLTALRDTEEMTLDEKLPVLEQRLHECLATDDAREGLMAFLQKREPSWTGR comes from the coding sequence ATGGAGGCGCGCGAGTACAAGACCCTGCTCGTTGCCAGCGATGGCGGCGTCGCGACCGTCACGCTGAATCGCCCGGAACGCCGCAACGCCATCGGCACCCAGATGGTCAACGAGCTGGTGTGGGCGCTCGACGACGCGCGGGACGACGAATCGGTGCGGAGTGTGGTGCTCACCGGGGCTGGCAACTCGTTCTGTGCCGGCGGCGACTTCCAGCAGATGACGGCCGGCAGCGAGGCGGGGGAGCTGCCGTTCAAGGGTGACTACAAGGACTTGCTCTTGCGCCTCTGGCGTGGAGACAAACCGACGATTGCTCGCGTGAACGGGCACGCCATGGGCGGCGGTCTTGGCCTGGTGGCCGCCTGCACCTTCGCCGTCGCCGCGTCTGACGCAAAGCTCGGCACGCCGGAGATCAAGGTCGGGCTCTTCCCCTTCATGATCATGGCTCTGCTCGAGCGCTTGATGGGGAGACGCGCGCTGGTCGAGATGATGCTGTCGGGCAAACACATGAGCGGGGACGAGGCGGCGCGGCTTGGCCTGGTGAACAAGGCCGTTCCCGCTGCCGAGCTCGACGCTGCGGTCGCCGAATACACCACGATGCTCGGGCAGAAGAGCCCGAACACCCTGCGGCTCGGGCTGACGGCGCTCCGGGACACGGAAGAGATGACGCTCGACGAAAAGCTCCCCGTCCTCGAGCAGCGGCTGCACGAGTGCCTCGCCACCGACGACGCGCGGGAGGGGCTGATGGCCTTCTTGCAGAAGCGCGAGCCGAGCTGGACGGGGCGCTGA